The following coding sequences lie in one Salvelinus fontinalis isolate EN_2023a chromosome 21, ASM2944872v1, whole genome shotgun sequence genomic window:
- the surf2 gene encoding surfeit locus protein 2 isoform X2 has protein sequence MEDLPADIKAFLLNHPFFELTDDGKKIKCVLNGHDCPCNLTELQNFTKGKKYQKMCSTAGFNYSQYEPHVVPSSKQPNHLFCKLTLRHINRLPHHVLQHVNGKRFQKAKKEYEECVQQGVEYMPASLRQKKPRDREKDGERGRNFQRGNGAWAPDSSDEGGSDSEDSMSDLYPSTLFSLKKETEGMEEEKDAFKTDDEEEMEIDKQAPQKRKKVQAGGFQKKFKNHNCKRKGFKDHVKNGK, from the exons ATGGAGGACCTACCTGCAGATATCAAAGCTTTCCTTCTGAATCACCCATTTTTTGAACTTACGGACGACGGCAAAAAG ataAAATGCGTACTCAATGGACATGATTGTCCTTGCAACCTCACAGAGCTCCAGAACTTCACCAAAGGGAAGAAATATCAGAAAATGTGTTCTACTGCAGGGTTCAACTATAGTCAATATGAACCACATGTTGTGCCCAGCTCGAAGCAACC CAATCATCTCTTCTGCAAGTTGACGCTTAGACACATCAATCGCCTGCCACACCATGTCTTACAGCATGTCAATGGGAAGCGGTTCCAAAAAGCAAAGAAGGAAT ATGAAGAGTGTGTGCAACAGGGGGTGGAGTACATGCCAGCCAGCCTCCGACAGAAGAAgcccagagatagagagaaagatggggagagggggcGCAACTTCCAGCGTGGGAATGGAGCGTGGGCTCCTGACTCCAGCGATGAGGGAGGCAGTGACTCCGAGGACAGCATGAGTGACCTGTACCCAT CCACTTTATTCTCTCTGAAAAAGGAGACCGAGGGTATGGAGGAGGAAAAAGATGCCTTTAAAacagatgatgaggaggagatggagattgATAAACAGGCGCCACAGAAACGCAAGAAG GTTCAGGCTGGTGGTTTCCAGAAGAAATTCAAGAATCATAACTGTAAAAGAAAAGGTTTTAAAGACCATGTTAAAAATGGAAAATAA
- the surf2 gene encoding surfeit locus protein 2 isoform X1 yields MEDLPADIKAFLLNHPFFELTDDGKKIKCVLNGHDCPCNLTELQNFTKGKKYQKMCSTAGFNYSQYEPHVVPSSKQPNHLFCKLTLRHINRLPHHVLQHVNGKRFQKAKKEYEECVQQGVEYMPASLRQKKPRDREKDGERGRNFQRGNGAWAPDSSDEGGSDSEDSMSDLYPSTLFSLKKETEGMEEEKDAFKTDDEEEMEIDKQAPQKRKKVRWLNPHGTFFFTSSVDQCSKQTGLHVVVVLL; encoded by the exons ATGGAGGACCTACCTGCAGATATCAAAGCTTTCCTTCTGAATCACCCATTTTTTGAACTTACGGACGACGGCAAAAAG ataAAATGCGTACTCAATGGACATGATTGTCCTTGCAACCTCACAGAGCTCCAGAACTTCACCAAAGGGAAGAAATATCAGAAAATGTGTTCTACTGCAGGGTTCAACTATAGTCAATATGAACCACATGTTGTGCCCAGCTCGAAGCAACC CAATCATCTCTTCTGCAAGTTGACGCTTAGACACATCAATCGCCTGCCACACCATGTCTTACAGCATGTCAATGGGAAGCGGTTCCAAAAAGCAAAGAAGGAAT ATGAAGAGTGTGTGCAACAGGGGGTGGAGTACATGCCAGCCAGCCTCCGACAGAAGAAgcccagagatagagagaaagatggggagagggggcGCAACTTCCAGCGTGGGAATGGAGCGTGGGCTCCTGACTCCAGCGATGAGGGAGGCAGTGACTCCGAGGACAGCATGAGTGACCTGTACCCAT CCACTTTATTCTCTCTGAAAAAGGAGACCGAGGGTATGGAGGAGGAAAAAGATGCCTTTAAAacagatgatgaggaggagatggagattgATAAACAGGCGCCACAGAAACGCAAGAAGGTCAGATGGCTTAACCCTCATGGAACTTTTTTTTTCACTAGTAGTGTTGATCAGTGTTCCAAGCAAACAGGTCTGCATGTGGttgttgtattactgtaa